A window of the Lolium perenne isolate Kyuss_39 chromosome 7, Kyuss_2.0, whole genome shotgun sequence genome harbors these coding sequences:
- the LOC139833578 gene encoding uncharacterized protein: MALGDGRTALFWEDRWLGGRSISDIAPHLYACIPKRRRRIRTIADGLLSHSWAHDIHDTIGIPEIGEYLLLWRQLEPVELSNQADTLTWKWNDSGTYSAKSCYNAMFQGSTLCSAWKLTWRTWAPQRVKFFHWLANLDR, encoded by the coding sequence ATGGCCCTCGGCGACGGACGCACGGCGTTATTCTGGGAAGATCGCTGGCTGGGCGGGCGCTCCATCAGCGATATTGCTCCCCACCTGTACGCGTGCATCCCCAAACGCAGACGCCGCATCAGGACGATCGCTGATGGCCTGCTCAGCCACTCCTGGGCGCACGACATCCATGACACGATTGGGATTCCAGAGATCGGCGAGTACCTACTGCTTTGGCGACAGCTCGAGCCCGTGGAACTATCCAACCAGGCCGACACCCTCACCTGGAAGTGGAACGACAGCGGAACCTACTCCGCCAAGTCCTGCTACAACGCCATGTTCCAGGGATCGACCCTCTGCAGCGCCTGGAAGCTTACCTGGCGCACCTGGGCCCCCCAGCGTGTCAAATTCTTCCATTGGTTAGCCAACCTGGACCGATGA
- the LOC127317565 gene encoding amino acid transporter AVT1I encodes MDASTPKSGTSFFKTCFNGVNALSGVGILSIPYALSQGGWLSVLIFTTIAVICFYTGILLQRCIDSSSLVKTYPDIGELAFGRKGRIIVAIFMYLELYLVAIDFMILEGDNLDKLFPSVNFHVAGLKIGGKQGFVLIFSMLVLPTTWFRSLNALAYVSVGGILASIILIASVAWVGAFDGIGFHEKSVLLNWAGIPTAMSLYSFCFSGHAVFPMIYTGMSNRKMFPAVLLLCFIICTLGYGLMGVIGYLMYGDSLMSQITLNLPSRNLSSSIAIYTTLINPFTKFALLVTPIAEAIEDSLHVGKNKAASLSIRTALVVSTTIVALVVPFFAYAVALTGSLLSGTATMLLPCACYLKIRSRTCRKLGFEQVVCVAIIIVGVGVVVVGTYSSLKQIFQSL; translated from the exons ATGGATGCCAGTACTCCAAAGTCTGGGACGAGCTTCTTCAAAACTTGCTTCAATGGAGTTAATGCTCTCTCAG GGGTTGGAATATTATCCATTCCTTATGCATTGTCTCAAGGAGGATGGTTGAGCGTACTTATCTTCACAACTATAGCTGTTATCTGCTTCTACACTGGGATTCTCCTACAAAGATGCATAGATTCAAGCTCCCTTGTTAAGACATATCCTGATATAGGTGAGCTAGCTTTTGGCCGGAAAGGAAGAATCATAGTTGCAATATTCATGTACCTGGAGCTGTACCTTGTGGCAATTGATTTCATGATATTAGAGGGTGATAACCTGGATAAATTATTTCCAAGTGTCAACTTCCATGTCGCTGGACTCAAGATTGGAGGCAAGCAAGGGTTCGTTCTGATTTTCAGCATGTTAGTTTTGCCAACGACATGGTTTCGGAGCTTGAATGCCCTTGCGTATGTCTCTGTTGGAGGAATCTTGGCTTCCATCATTCTCATCGCCTCTGTTGCATGGGTGGGAGCATTTGATGGAATTGGTTTCCATGAGAAAAGCGTGCTTCTGAACTGGGCCGGTATTCCAACTGCGATGAGCTTATATTCATTCTGTTTCAGTGGCCATGCAGTTTTTCCCATGATATACACCGGAATGAGTAACAGAAAAATGTTCCCAGCA GTGTTGCTCCTCTGTTTCATCATCTGCACTCTTGGCTATGGACTGATGGGCGTGATCGGGTACTTGATGTACGGTGATTCGCTGATGTCCCAAATTACGCTCAACCTGCCATCAAGGAATTTGAGCTCCAGCATCGCCATCTACACCACGCTGATCAATCCGTTCACCAAGTTTGCGTTGCTGGTCACTCCAATAGCAGAGGCGATTGAGGACAGTCTCCATGTTGGCAAGAACAAAGCTGCCAGCCTCTCCATCAGGACTGCGCTGGTTGTCAGCACAACCATAGTGGCACTTGTCGTGCCGTTCTTCGCCTACGCCGTTGCGCTCACCGGCTCATTGCTAAGCGGCACTGCCACGATGCTGCTGCCATGTGCTTGCTACCTGAAGATCAGATCCAGGACTTGCAGAAAGCTGGGGTTCGAGCAGGTGGTTTGCGTGGCTATTATCATTGTTGGGGTAGGAGTTGTAGTCGTAGGCACCTACAGTTCACTGAAACAGATCTTCCAGAGCTTATGA
- the LOC127317564 gene encoding amino acid permease 6, whose amino-acid sequence MARADVDAEFGGLPAAPYSRRIIADDFFDDDGKAKRTGTVWTASAHVITAVIGSGVLSLPWSTAQLGWIAGPGTLIVFAVITYYTSVLLTDCYRSDDAVTGKRNYTYTEAVESYLGRRQVWFCGLCQYVNLVGTAIGYTITASISAAALYKANCFHKNGHSADCTVYTTMYMVVFGISQIFFSQLPNLSQMAWLSILAAVMSFSYSTIGVGLALAQTISGPTRKTTIGGTQIGVDVSSPAQKIWLTLQALGNIAFAYSYSMVLIEIQDTVKAPPAENKTMRKANLMGVSTTTAFYMLCGCLGYSAFGNAAPGNMLTGFGFYEPFWLIDFANVCIVVHLVGAYQVYCQPIYAAVEKWAAARWPSSDFVVRQYPVAGGKFNFNMFRLVWRTAFVIVSTVLAISLPFFNDILGLLGALGFWPLTVYFPVEMYISQSKVKKYSKKWVALQSLSFVCFVVTVAVAVASVEGITLSLKNYVPFKTKM is encoded by the exons ATGGCCCGAGCGGACGTAGATGCCGAGTTCGGGGGACTGCCGGCGGCGCCGTATAGTCGGCGGATCATCGCCGACGACTTCTTCGACGACGACGGCAAGGCCAAACGAACAG GAACGGTGTGGACGGCGAGCGCGCACGTCATAACGGCGGTCATCGGCTCTGGGGTGCTGTCGCTGCCGTGGTCAACGGCGCAGCTCGGCTGGATTGCCGGGCCGGGGACACTGATCGTCTTCGCCGTCATCACATACTACACCTCCGTGCTCCTCACAGATTGTTACCGCAGCGATGATGCCGTCACCGGGAAGAGGAACTACACCTACACGGAAGCCGTCGAGTCCTACCTAGGAAGACGGCAGGTCTGGTTCTGTGGCCTCTGTCAGTACGTCAATCTTGTTGGAACTGCAATCGGATACACCATTACAGCATCGATCAGTGCCGC GGCTTTGTACAAGGCCAATTGCTTCCACAAGAACGGCCACTCTGCCGACTGCACCGTCTACACAACCATGTACATGGTTGTCTTCGGGATATCCCAGATCTTCTTCTCGCAGCTCCCCAACCTTAGCCAGATGGCTTGGCTGTCGATCCTCGCCGCTGTCATGTCCTTCTCCTACTCGACGATCGGCGTCGGCCTCGCATTGGCGCAGACCATATCAG GTCCTACTCGCAAGACAACCATTGGTGGCACTCAAATTGGGGTAGACGTTAGTTCGCCCGCCCAGAAGATATGGCTGACATTGCAAGCGCTCGGCAACATTGCATTTGCCTACTCATACTCCATGGTTCTTATAGAAATTCAG GACACAGTGAAGGCTCCTCCGGCCGAGAATAAGACGATGAGGAAGGCCAACCTCATGGGCGTCTCCACCACCACAGCCTTCTACATGCTCTGTGGCTGCCTCGGCTACTCGGCCTTCGGCAATGCCGCGCCGGGGAACATGCTCACCGGGTTCGGCTTCTACGAGCCCTTCTGGCTCATCGACTTCGCCAATGTCTGCATTGTCGTGCACCTTGTCGGCGCCTACCAGGTGTACTGTCAGCCCATCTACGCCGCCGTGGAGAAGTGGGCCGCAGCCCGATGGCCGAGCTCAGACTTCGTCGTCCGGCAGTACCCTGTCGCAGGTGGCaagttcaacttcaacatgttcagACTGGTCTGGAGGACGGCGTTTGTCATCGTGAGCACCGTCCTGGCCATTTCGCTGCCCTTCTTCAACGATATCCTCGGCCTCCTTGGCGCGCTCGGGTTCTGGCCGCTCACCGTCTACTTCCCGGTGGAGATGTACATCAGCCAGAGCAAAGTGAAGAAGTACTCCAAAAAGTGGGTAGCTCTGCAGAGCCTGAGCTTCGTGTGCTTTGTGGTGACGGTGGCCGTGGCTGTCGCGTCTGTGGAGGGGATCACCCTATCGCTCAAGAACTATGTGCCATTCAAGACGAAGATGTGA